Within Desulfolithobacter dissulfuricans, the genomic segment ACGTCAAGGTTGCCGATCAGGGAGACAACCTCATCGTCGGGCCGCCGTTTCTTCAGGGTTGCATGCTGGACGTCGGGCACGCTCTGATGGCAGTAGAGACATTTTTCCTCCTTGATCCGTCCCTGTTCGTCGAGCTGGTTGTGAGGATCGAGCATCCGGTATTTGCGTTCGTCGTGGCACTGGTAGCAGATGGCCGTCCGGGACAGATAAGGATTGATGCGGAGGAAGGCCCGGTTGGTGCGGGCCAGGGTTTCATCGTCGCGACACTGAAGCCGCAGGTCATGGCAGGTCTTGCAGGTGATTCTGCCGTCCGTGAGGGGGTACTGGGGGGGATCTTGGCTTTCTTTTCCGGGCTCAGGGTGACACCCACCGGATGGGTGTAGGTGTCGGGCGTATAGCCGTGACAGCGGCAGGTCTGGGTAAAGTCGGCAAACCTTAACAACGGTTTCTTCCCTTTATCTTGAATGTCCAGATGACATTCAGTGCAGTAATACCGGTTAAAGTGGATGTTGGTCGACGTGGTTACCTGAGGGTTGACAAAGTGCAGATCTACGGCGGGTTTCTTTCCCGCCTGAACGGAAGAGTTAAGAAATGGAACAACTGAGAATATGCAGATAACAACCAGAATACGCGTCACGTATACCTTCAAGGCAATAGTTTAACTGAAATTTGTGGTACATCTGCTTACTGTTAATATACGTTTTTCTCAGATTCAAAAAAGAGCCTTTTCCCTAAAATGACCGTTCAAAAAGCCTGATTCTTTTATGGGATATCCCTATTCAAATCTCAACAGTTACTTGCATATACACAAATTGCTGCAAAACATGCTATTCTCACTTAAGATATATGAATTACATACTGAAGAGCAGTACCACAACAATAGATAATCCATTGGACCAGAGAGAAGCCGGGCGCAGGGAGATACAAATGCAGCAGAAGAGAAAAACAAGAAACCCGGTGGAGTGGAGAAATGGGGAGAGAAACAGGGAGTATACAACGAAAACAGCCCCTTGACCTGAACGATCAAGGGGCTGATATTTCTGGCGCGCCAGGGAGGATTCGAACCCCCGACCTACGGATTCGTAGTCCGGCACTCTATCCAGCTGAGCTACTGGCGCATGTAACGCGGGCGACTATACCCTAACTTGAGACGGAGTACAAGATATTTTTGTCGGGCTTCTATCCCGGTACCTTCCAACGCCTGCAGAGATCAGACCGAGAGAAACTCCAGCTGGTTGTCACCGGGCTTCATCTCCGGCCTGGGGATGATATCGATGGTGGCCTGGTGACGGTTCTCAAGCTCGGCCAGTTCGGTCCGTTTCTTGTTAAGCAGATACTGGGCCACTTCCAGAGGGAGCCTGGCCTCCACCCGGTTCACCTTTTTGCGGCTGATGCCGGTCTGGATGCGACGCAGGTAGTAGAGGGCCAGGGTTTCCACCGAGCGGATGACCCCGCGACCCTGGCAGTACTCACAGCGCCGATAACTGCCTTTCTCGATGGGCGCGCCCATTTTCTGGCGGGATATCTGCATCAGGCCAAAGCGGGAGATGCGGCTGACATCCACTTTGGCCTTGTCCCGTTTCATGGCCGCCTTGACCTGTTTCTCCACCTCGCGAATATGCTTTTTGTTGCGCATATCGATGAAGTCCACCACGATCAGGCCGCCCAGGTCGCGCAGCCGCAGCTGGCGGGCCAGCTCATCGGCCGCCTCCATGTTGGCCAGGAAGATGGTCTCGTCAAAATCACCATTTTTCGAGGTCCGGCCGGAGTTGACGTCAATGGCCACCAGTGCTTCGGTGGGATTGATGACAATGGAACCTCCCGAGGGAAGCGGCACCTGCGGCTGGTAGATGGACTCGATCTGCTCTTCGACGTTGTGCTGGTTGAAGATGGGCTTGGCCCCCCGGTGCAGCCGTATCCTGACCTGGCGCTGCTTGGCCGGAAGCAGCTCGACGAACTTCTGGACCTGGTCGAAGGAGTCCTGGGTATCGACCAGGATCTCCTGGATCTCGGGCACGAAGTGGTCGCGCAGGAAGCGAACCACTATATCCTGGTCTTCGTAGATCAGGGCCGGGGCCTCCATGGTCTGGCCCCTTCTCTTGATTTCCTTCCACAGACGAAGCAGGTAGCGCAGGTCCTGCTGGAGAGCGGTCTTGGTGATATCGGCACTGGCGGTACGAACTATGAACCCGATCCCTTCGGGAATGTTGAAGGACGACATCATGTCCCGCAGCTGGGCCCGCCTCTCTTCCCCGGCGATCTTCCGGGAGATGCCCGAGGAGTCGCTTCCCGGCATGAGAACGAGATAGCGACCGGGCAGGGAGAGATAGGTGGTCATGTTGGCCCCCTTATTGCCGGTGACCTCTTTCACCACCTGGACCAGGACCTCCTGGCCCCGCTTGACCACGTTTTCGATCTTGAGCTTTTTCCACTGCTTCTTGGCGATCAGTTCCCGGCTGCGTTCGTCCACATCCTCCTTGTAGTATTCAGGATGGATATCGGAGAAGGGCAGGAAGCCGTTGCGGCCGGTGCCGATGTCGACAAAGGCGGCCTGGAGGTTGGCTTCCACCGAGACGATTCGCCCCTTATAGATATTATTCTTGGTCCGTTCCCGGACCACGGTGTTGACGTGGAAGGACTGCAGGCGGCCGTTTTCCACCAGGGCGATACGGCACTCTTCCGGTTCTTCGGCGTTGATGAGCAGCTTGGTGACGATCTTCTCCTCATCTTTACCCGAAGCGGTTTCCCGGGCCGGCTCCTGGCTGCGCTGCTGTTTCTGCCGCGAACCTGCGCTGGACGATTTGCGCCCGCCACGTTTTTTCTCGCTTCCGCTTTCTCCGCCACCGCTCTCTTCCGAGTCGGCCTGGGCCGGCTGTTCTTCCGCTGGCTTTGCCTCTTCGTTCTTTTTCCGCGAGCGGCCCCGGCGACCGGAGCTCCTGGAGCGGGTGCGACCTTTCCTGGCGGTCGGTTCCTCCTCGACGGCACCGTCCCGGGCCGCTGACTCCACCGGCTCGGCGGAGGGCGTGTCGCCGGTCACAGCTGCCTCGTCCGCCTCGTCTAGCTTGTCCCTGGCTGACTCGCCGCTTTTGCGCGACTCTGATTTACGAGCAGAACGGCTACGGCCGCGGCCCTTTTTTCTGCTCCCGCCGCCAGCAGTCCCGGTGGCCGGGGTCTCGGCTCCAGCCTGTTCCTCCTGGCCATCGCTCGTTTCAGGCTGTTCTTTCGCTTCGCTGGCCTCTTTCACTTCTGCAGCTTCACTCTCGCCACTCTGCTGCTCTTCCTCTGCCTGTTTCTTGCCGGCCAGCAGGTCTTTTGCACTCTTCCACCAGGCACCGGTGGTCACTTTGCGAATCTTCGGTTCCCTGGAACCTGTGGTCTTCTTTTTTTCCTCTGTCATACAGTTTTCCCTGATAAAATCTCTCGGGTCTCCCGGCGGCTGCCATGAAAAACAAGAAACCGTCCCTCCGCGATCATCGACGGGCAAAAAACCATGCACCTGACAGCTTCAGCCGGGTCGGCCTGGAAACACAACACATGGGCCGGCGGTGAAGCTCCTTGCCCGATGACAGCGGACAGACATCTGTTTTTCTGCAGTGAGCCTGGGAAACACCCTTTATAAACGAGCAGCCGTACTGGAGCCGGATCCCTGATAATAAAGCCTGTCACCATAGGGACGCAGCTGCAGCCGCCCCGACCGGACAAGCGGCTCCAGAAGATGCTCAACCTTTTTCGGACCTCCAATATTGAAGTTCGAATCTATATCGTCGGCCGTGCAAGGCCGACGGTGTACCATCTGCACGATTTCCTCGACCACATCTTCGGTCGGGGAACCATGACTTTGTTTCCGTACTTTTTTTGCCCGTCCCTGCCGGGCCAGCAGCTCGACTTCGGGATTGCCGGGTTCGGCACCAAAACGCGCCGCGATCTCCTGCAACCGCTCCGGGGCAACCGGGCGGGCAAAGAACTCCAGGGGCGGCCTGGCAACGGTGTTGAGCTGGATGCGCTCCAGGCGCATGCGCCTGGTTACCCGGCACAGGGCCTCTATGTCCTCATCCGAATCATTGATTCCCCGGACCAGCAGAATTTCCAGCCACAGACGACCGTGGAATTCATGGGAGAATGTGACCAGTCCCTCGATGATCTTCTCCAGATCAAGACAGCTGGCCGGCCGGTTTATACGGCGGAAGCTGGCGGGACGGGCCGCATCCAGCGACGGAATAACTATATCGGCCAGGGCCATCTCGCGGCGGACCTGCGGATCATGGAGGGTGGAACCATTGGTCAGCACGGCAACCGGTTTCTCTGCAACCTCCTTGAGATGGGCAACAATTCTGCCAAACCCGGAGTGCAGAGTAGGCTCGCCGCTGGCGGTCACTGTCATCACATCAATTGCCGCCAGCTCCTCCGGGTTACGGCAATAACTGTCGATCTCGGCCAGGATTTTCTCTGTGGGTACATACTCGGCCCGCTCGCAGGTCAACTTGCGGGTCGGACCTACTTCACAGTATATGCAGTCGTAATTGCATACTTTTTCTGAAAGAAGATCTATCCCGAGGGACATGCCCAGACGTCTGGAATTCACCGGGCCAAAGATGTGATCCATAGGAGAAATGCTGAAATTAGTACCGGCGGCAGACCGTTTTTCGGAGACGGCCTGACAAGAATTGAAAAATCAAGACATTAAGAAATATATAATCGTTCTGTTTCATAAACTAAAACCGACCGGGCCGCAAGTCAAATCTAAGACCCGGACCGGGCGATTCTCATTCCATCCCCGGGCCGGGGAGCCGGTTGTTTTCCTGCAGTTCTACCCAGATGACACGGTCGTGCCCCGGGATAACATCGGACAGACAGGGCACAGGTCGGCCGGGACCGCCCCACGGGGCCTGCCCCATCTGATGGAGATACATAGCAAAACCATTCCCGGACAGCTCGCCTGGAGCCCTTTGCCCGGGTGCGTCAGCCCCCCTTAAGCGATGAGTTTTACCTTGACACAAACTGGCTCTACGCGTACATTCCAACCATCTGAGCTGTCAGGCATTTCCTTTCTATTTCCGCTACTTCAGCCCACTCAAGGAGCAGGTCGAGGTGAACCCGGACAAATCACCGCTGGTGATCAGCGCGCTGGTATTGGCGCTTATATCTTCTGTATTGTTGCCGAGTTCCATCAGGGCCGCCGATGTTATCTCGGCCGAAGAATGGCAGATCACCGCGGACCGGATCATCCGCTACGCCGCCCCGCCCTGTGTCATTGCCGAAGGCAACGTTATCCTGGAAAAAGTCCAGACCATAACCAGGCAGGGAAAAACACCGGGAAAAACCGACTGGAGCAGCCTGCTTGGCGAGTCGCCCCCCGCCACCCTGACCGGATCGGCCCTGCCCCGGACCGAAAAGGCCACGGTGACCACCATCAGGGCCGACTGGCTGGCTTATGACATGGATCTCGGCACGGTCAAGGCCCGGGGAGATCTGCTGATCCGCATCGGCCCGGATCAGCTCACCGCCAACCAGGGAGTAATCAACCTGAAGCGGGAAACCGGTATCTTCAACAACGCCACCATCATCCGCCAGGACAAGGAACTGCACCTGGCCGGCAGGGTGATCGAGAAGACCGGCGCCCTCACCTACCACATCGAGGACGGCTGGATAATCACCTGCCGCCTCAAGGATGGCCAGACACCACCCTGGAGCTTCGCGGCTGTCGACGCCACCATCGAGGACAACGGCTACGCGGTCCTCAAGCACGCCACCTTCCGCATCAAGGGCGTACCCGTACTCTACACCCCCTACATGGTGCTGCCGGCCAAGCGCCGCCGACAGACCGGCTTCCTCTTTCCCCGGGCCTCCCAGTCGAGCCGGGACGGTTTCGGGCTCGAACTGCCCTTTTTCGTCAACCTCTCGCCCTCCAGCGACCTGACCTTTTACCCCTACTACATGGCCGAGCGGGGCCTGATGAACGGACTGGAGTTCCGCTATGTTCTCAACCAGGAGTCCAAGGGCGAGTTCATGGCCAACTTTCTCGACGACGCCCGCAGCGATCCGAACGATCCGGACAATGCGGAGTATTACCGGGACGGCAACTATACCCACACCAACGAAAACCGCTACTGGCTGCGCGGCAAACTCGACCAGGATCTCGCCCAATGGACCACCCGGCTGGACCTGGACCTGGTCTCGGACCGCGACTACCTCACCGAGTTCACCTCCGGGATCACGGGATTCAACTCCACCAACGACCGGTTCCTGGAGGTCTTTGGCCGGGGATTCCAGAACAGGAGCGACGATCAGCGGAAAAACACCTTCCGGGTGCTGCGATCCTGGGACAACGGTATCTCCTTCCAGGGTGAGCTGCTGGGCATAAACGATGTCCGGGAGGACACCCCGGCCCCCACCCCTCTGTGGAAACTGCCGGCCTTCAGCCTCACCGGCTTGACCCCGGTCAGGGACACCTCCATCAACCTGACCTGGAACGCCGATTATGTCAACTACTGGCGCGAAGAGGGCGTCGGAGCCCAGCGTATAGACCTCTTCCCCCGCCTCTCCATGCCGGTGCCGCTCAACCGCTACCTGGAAACCACCGTGGAACTCGGCCTGCGCAACACCTCCTATCTGATCCGCGAGTATGGTGGTATCACCTGGGTCCGGGACGACTTCCAGAATCGTTTTCTCTTCGAGTTCTCCGCTGGAACCGGCACCACCATGGTTCGTGATTTCCCGGTGCGTATCGGCGGGATCCACACCCTGAGCCACACTGTCCGGCCCTACGTCTCCTATGGCTACATCCCGGATGTGGACCAGGAGAATCTGCCCCAGTTCGATACCGTGGATTCCATCGGCGAAAAGAACCTGATAACCTATGGCTTGGACAACTACGTTCGCATCGCCGGTACCAGCGATGGCCGCAGCTACCAGCGCCAGTACGGTTACCTCAAGCTCAGCCAGGGATACGATCTGCGCAGCAGTGAAAGCGACACCCCGCTGACGCCCCTTGGCCTCAAGCTGGGCTACCGGCCTCTGGGCGACCTGAACCTGCTCTACAAATCCGACCTGGACATGTACGGGGACGGCTTTATCATGCACGGCCTGGAAGGATCGTATCGTGACAGCCGCGGAGACACGGTCGCGGTCGACTACCGCTATAAAAAACTGGAAAACATCAACTCCATCACCTTCAAGACCCGGCTCAACCTGTTCAACCATGTATCGGCCGGCTACTCCATCGAGCGCTCCCTGGAAGACAGCAAAACCGTGGAGGAAAACGCCATGCTGATCTACCAGCCTGCCTGCTGGTCGGTGGAACTGGCCTCCAACTACACCCCTGGAAACCAGAAATTCACCCTCATGTTCCGGCTGGCCAATATCGGCAGTCCGCTGGGACTTGGCTGGTGAGACCAGAAGCGTCTATCATGCACCATATCGATGTGTTCAACGGCGATGCAGACGGAATCTGCGCCCTGCATCAGCTTCGCCTCGCAAACCCGGTCACAGACAGCCGCCCGTCTGTCTGTGACACACCGTCTGTCTGTGACACACTGGTCACGGGTGTCAAGCGCGACATCAACCTCCTGGCACGCCTGCATGACCTGCATGGCCAGTCCGTGACAGTGCTCGACATCTCGCTGGACAAAAACAGGGATTCCCTGGTCCGGCTGCTCGACCAGGACAACCGGGTCCTGTACGTGGATCACCATTTCAGCGGCGATATCCCGGATCATCCCAACCTGGAAGTCCATATCGACCCGGATCCCCTGGTCTGCACCTCCATCATCATCGATCGGCTGCTGGAGGGACACCACAGGCCATGGGCTGTGGTCGGGGCCTTTGGCGACAACCTGGACGAATCGGCCGAAAAACTGGGCCAGAGTTGCGGACTCAGCGGAGAGGACCTGACAATACTCAGGGAAACAGGAATTCTGCTCAACTACAATGGCTATGGCGCCTCGCTGGAGGATCTGTTTTTTCACCCCGCCGAGCTCTACCGCCTGGTGCACGAATATGACGATCCCCTGGAGTTTCATGCCACCAGCCCTGCCATCCAGACCCTGCGCCAGGGGTACCGCGACGACATGGAGCGGGCCGCGGCCTGTAAACCCTTTTACCAGTCTCCCTCAGGTCGGCTCTACGAACTGCCCTCCGAGCCCTGGGCCCGGCGGGTGGCCGGCGTGTTTTCCAATACCCTGGCCCGGGAGCAAGTAGACCTGGCCCACGGCATCCTGACCCGAAACAGTGACCAGACCTACCGGGTCAGCATCAGGGCCCCGCTGGCCAGGCGGAGCGGCGCTGATACGCTCTGCCGACGCTTTCCCACCGGCGGGGGCCGGGCCGCGGCCGCCGGAATCAACCAACTGGACGAATCCCTGCTTGACCGGTTCATCCAGGCCTTTGACCAGCAGTTCAGCCCGCAGGAGCCATGACAATTCAAATCAGACGACAAAAGATGCCTGTGAATATTTCCGCCATGAAACCAGGTCGGCCCCGCCCGGGCCTCTACCTGCTGATCGGCCTGCTTGTGGGGCTGGTTCTCGTCCTGCCTCCTGCTGCCCTGGCCAAGCCCAAGGCCGCCGACCTGGTGACCGATGGCCAGCCCATTGACCTGAACCAGGCAAAATACCAGAAGCTCTTTGGCGAGCTGGAAAAGGAGTACCAGTTCACCCCGGCGGAACTGGAGGAGATATTCTCCGGCCAGACCATATCCCGCCGCGTGCTCGAGCTGATGGACAAACAGTGGGAGGCCAGGCCGTATTACAAATACGCCCCGCTTTTTCTGACTCCGGGAAAAATCAGAAAGGGCAAGGAAAAACTACGACAGTACCGGGAGCTCCTCGACCAGATAGAGGAGCGCTTCGGGGTGGACAGAGAAATCGTCATCGCCATCTGGGGTATTGAGACCAGATATGGCGAACACCAGGGCGGCTTCAATGTCCTGCGGACCCTGAACACCCTCTTTGCCGCCTATCCCCGGCGTTCCGCCTTTTTCCGCAAGCAGCTGGTACATTTTCTTCTTCTGTGCCGGGAAAACGGGGTCGATCCACGGACGGTCAAGGGTTCCTATGCCGGAGCCTTCGGCCAGACCCAGTTTATCCCCTCGTCGTTTCGGGCCTATGCGGTAAGCTTTGACGGCGATACCCGGCGCGATGTCTGGAACTCGGTGCCAGATGTACTGGCGTCCATTGCCAACTACCTGAAAACGTTTGGCTGGAAGCTGGACGCACCGATTTATGCCGAGCTGGGCCCTGAGCTCAAAAGCCAGAAACTGCTCTCTGCCTACCTCAAGGGCAGAAAGGCCAAACTGCCCCTGGAAGAGGTGGAAAAACTCCAACAGCTTGACCTGCCGCCCTGTCCGGGCCCGTGCAAGGTCACCATTGTCGGCCTGGAACTCCCGCCGGGCAGTAAAAACACCATGCGCTACATCGCTGGATACCCAAATTTCCAGGCCATTACCGCCTGGAACCACTCCAACCGCTATGCCATGGCTGTGACAGAACTTGCCGAGGCGTTCAAAAAATAAAAAACAAGGCCCGTGATCCGCCCTGCACATCTTCAGGCAATCAACCACAGGACAGGCACCAGAGAGCAATTTCCACGGAAACTCTTCTGGGTTGCAGCGCTTATCCTGATTGCGGTCAGTTTTGCCGGCTGCACTGTCAAACCCCTCGTCCATCTTTCAGAAAAAGAATCGCCCGATTTCATAGACGATCTGGACAGGGCTTCCCTGAGCCGGTCGGTTGACAAAAGCCTTGCCTATCTACGCCGGCTCCCCCGCGACCGGCAGCTCAACCTGGGAGAGCACACAGTCTCTGCCGGACGCCTTGTCGACTCCCTGCTGGTCTTTCGCCGCCTGCTTGCCACGGTGAAGAATAATCGGGCGCTCGGTCTCCATATCAGCAGATACTTTGATGTCTACCAGGCAGGAGGCACCGGCCAGTACAATCCGGGCCGCACCATGCTGGTCACCGGCTATTACCAACCGCTCTTCGAGGGCAGCCTGACCCGAAAACCCGGCTACACCTACCCGCTCTACGAAATCCCCTCCAACCTGGTGGTCCGCCATGTGCCAGGCGGCAAACAACAGGTCGGCCGCCTGGAAAACGGTACCTTCAAGCCATACTGGTCCCGAGGGGAGATCGAAAAACAGGCCATCGCCAGCGGACACGAGCTTGTCTGGCTGCGGGATCCCCTGGATGTCTTTATCCTGCACATTCAGGGTTCAGGCCTCATCAGGCTGGAGGACGGAACCATCCGGGGAATCCATTTTGCCCTGAAAAACGGGCACCCCTATCGGAGCATCGGAAAATACATGGTGGAAACCGGCAAACTGAAACTGGAAGAGGCAAGTCTCGATACAATCCGCGGGTATCTCACAGCCCACCCCGAGGAACGCGACGAAATTCTCCACCACAATCCATCCTACATCTTTTTTGCGTGGACAGATACCCATGGTGCCATCGGCAGCCTGGGAGAAGAGCTGACAGCGGGCCGCTCCATTGCCGTGGATCAGTCCATCTTTCCGGCCGGAGCCCTTGCCTTTCTCCGATCCCGGCAACCGGTTATCAAGGATGGCAGGGTCGTGAACTGGAAACCGCTGCACCGTTTTGTTCTTGTCCAGGACAAGGGCTCTGCCATCAAGGGACCGGGCCGGGTCGACCTGTTCTGGGGGATGGCAGGGAGGCAGGCCTGGCAGCCGGGAGGATGAAACAGGGCGGCAGTCTCTATTTCCTCCTCCTGAAAGACAATATTGTAATTCCAGCCACATTCAAATGACCACAAAACGCAATCCTGCAGCCACAGTCTTTCATGAACGGGCGCGGGAATATGACTCCTGGTTCGAGGACTCTTTGCTTTTTGATATCGAACTGGCCGCCATCAGACAGGCTCTGGATGGTTGCCGGGCGCCGCGGCTGGAAATCGGCTGCGGACCAGGCCGGTTTGCCCGGGCCCTGGGAGTACAGTTCGGGATCGACCCGGCCGAGGCCGCCCTGCAGCTTGCCTCCAGGCGCGGAATCCTGACTGCGGCCGGTACCGGCGAACAGCTGCCGATCCGCTCGGGCAGCATGGCCACGGTACTTGTGCTCTTCACCCTCTGCTTTGTCCAGGACCGGGAACAGGTACTCAGGGAGTGCCACCGCGTCCTGCGTCCCGACGGCCGGCTGGTGCTGGGCATCATTCCGGCCAGCTCGCCGTGGGGCAAATTGCTGGCCGACAAAGGGGCCCGGGACCACCCCTATTACCGATACGCCCGCTTCCTGGAGCTTGACGAGGTGGACACACTGCTCAGGAAGACCGATTTTACCCCTGCAGGCACGATCTCCACCCTGTTCCAGAGCCCGGAAAACCTTGAAGAGCTGGAAAAACCGCGCTCCGGAGCCGACAGACGGGCTGGTTTCTGCGCTATCACCGCCTGCCGTACCGGTCGTCAACCCTCCTGAAAAGGCATGGAAAATGCATGGTTATCCACGGCCGCGCTCCGGTACGGCGCCGGGCCGGCGGGAAAACCTTGTTGGAGACTACCCGGGAGGAAGCAAACATCATGATACAGGACAGTCTCATCACCCTCACCACCGACTTCGGCCTCCAGGATCCCTATGTCGGCCAGATGAAAGGGGCTATTCTGAAGCAGAACATACACGCCCGCATCATCGACCTGACCCACGCCATCCCGGCCCATGATATTCTCGCCGCAGCGATCACCATCCGCTCCAGCTACCGGTATTTCCCGGCCGGCACCACCCATCTGGTGGTGGTCGATCCCGGGGTGGGCAGCCAGCGCCGTATCCTTGCCGCCTCGGGTGAAGGCCACCGGTTCATTGCCCCGGATAACGGCATTCTCACCCTTCTCCTCCGGGACAGTATCATCGATACCATCCACCGGGTGGAAAACAGCTCCCTGTTTCCCCGGGAAATCAGCGCTACCTTCCATGGCCGGGACATCATGGCCCCCGTCGCCGCAGCGCTCACCGCCGGCATGGAGCTGGACCGTGTCGGACCGGTCACCGATCCGTCTCACTGTGTGCTACTCGACCTGCCGGAACCGGTCATCAACGACAGTGGTATCCTCGGCCAGGTCCTGCACATCGATCGATTCGGCAATGTCCGCACCACCATAACCACGGCCAGCCTGAGCCGTTTCCAGCCAGGTGGCTTTGCCGGTATCGAGGTGCAGGGACGCAGGATCAACACCATCTCGTCCACCTACTGCGACGTGCCCGAGGGCGAGCTGCTGGCCCTCATCGACTCCTCGGGGTATCTGGAGGTCGCTGTCAACAGGGGCCATGCCGCCCGGGAGCTGGACTGCCAGCCCGGCGACCCGGTTATCGTCTATTTCCACAAATGACCGATTTATCCTTTCGAGGGATAACATCGCTGGTAATGACGACGCGGGGACGCTGCACATGTAACTGTATCGGTATACGGATGCCGAATAGTGTGTTGTAAACAGACGACTGCAGGGTTCAGATGTAAATAAAGCAAGCAATTTGCCCCATAAGTC encodes:
- a CDS encoding radical SAM protein, which translates into the protein MDHIFGPVNSRRLGMSLGIDLLSEKVCNYDCIYCEVGPTRKLTCERAEYVPTEKILAEIDSYCRNPEELAAIDVMTVTASGEPTLHSGFGRIVAHLKEVAEKPVAVLTNGSTLHDPQVRREMALADIVIPSLDAARPASFRRINRPASCLDLEKIIEGLVTFSHEFHGRLWLEILLVRGINDSDEDIEALCRVTRRMRLERIQLNTVARPPLEFFARPVAPERLQEIAARFGAEPGNPEVELLARQGRAKKVRKQSHGSPTEDVVEEIVQMVHRRPCTADDIDSNFNIGGPKKVEHLLEPLVRSGRLQLRPYGDRLYYQGSGSSTAARL
- a CDS encoding LPS-assembly protein LptD, translating into MNPDKSPLVISALVLALISSVLLPSSIRAADVISAEEWQITADRIIRYAAPPCVIAEGNVILEKVQTITRQGKTPGKTDWSSLLGESPPATLTGSALPRTEKATVTTIRADWLAYDMDLGTVKARGDLLIRIGPDQLTANQGVINLKRETGIFNNATIIRQDKELHLAGRVIEKTGALTYHIEDGWIITCRLKDGQTPPWSFAAVDATIEDNGYAVLKHATFRIKGVPVLYTPYMVLPAKRRRQTGFLFPRASQSSRDGFGLELPFFVNLSPSSDLTFYPYYMAERGLMNGLEFRYVLNQESKGEFMANFLDDARSDPNDPDNAEYYRDGNYTHTNENRYWLRGKLDQDLAQWTTRLDLDLVSDRDYLTEFTSGITGFNSTNDRFLEVFGRGFQNRSDDQRKNTFRVLRSWDNGISFQGELLGINDVREDTPAPTPLWKLPAFSLTGLTPVRDTSINLTWNADYVNYWREEGVGAQRIDLFPRLSMPVPLNRYLETTVELGLRNTSYLIREYGGITWVRDDFQNRFLFEFSAGTGTTMVRDFPVRIGGIHTLSHTVRPYVSYGYIPDVDQENLPQFDTVDSIGEKNLITYGLDNYVRIAGTSDGRSYQRQYGYLKLSQGYDLRSSESDTPLTPLGLKLGYRPLGDLNLLYKSDLDMYGDGFIMHGLEGSYRDSRGDTVAVDYRYKKLENINSITFKTRLNLFNHVSAGYSIERSLEDSKTVEENAMLIYQPACWSVELASNYTPGNQKFTLMFRLANIGSPLGLGW
- the mltA gene encoding murein transglycosylase A, translated to MIRPAHLQAINHRTGTREQFPRKLFWVAALILIAVSFAGCTVKPLVHLSEKESPDFIDDLDRASLSRSVDKSLAYLRRLPRDRQLNLGEHTVSAGRLVDSLLVFRRLLATVKNNRALGLHISRYFDVYQAGGTGQYNPGRTMLVTGYYQPLFEGSLTRKPGYTYPLYEIPSNLVVRHVPGGKQQVGRLENGTFKPYWSRGEIEKQAIASGHELVWLRDPLDVFILHIQGSGLIRLEDGTIRGIHFALKNGHPYRSIGKYMVETGKLKLEEASLDTIRGYLTAHPEERDEILHHNPSYIFFAWTDTHGAIGSLGEELTAGRSIAVDQSIFPAGALAFLRSRQPVIKDGRVVNWKPLHRFVLVQDKGSAIKGPGRVDLFWGMAGRQAWQPGG
- a CDS encoding Rne/Rng family ribonuclease, translated to MTEEKKKTTGSREPKIRKVTTGAWWKSAKDLLAGKKQAEEEQQSGESEAAEVKEASEAKEQPETSDGQEEQAGAETPATGTAGGGSRKKGRGRSRSARKSESRKSGESARDKLDEADEAAVTGDTPSAEPVESAARDGAVEEEPTARKGRTRSRSSGRRGRSRKKNEEAKPAEEQPAQADSEESGGGESGSEKKRGGRKSSSAGSRQKQQRSQEPARETASGKDEEKIVTKLLINAEEPEECRIALVENGRLQSFHVNTVVRERTKNNIYKGRIVSVEANLQAAFVDIGTGRNGFLPFSDIHPEYYKEDVDERSRELIAKKQWKKLKIENVVKRGQEVLVQVVKEVTGNKGANMTTYLSLPGRYLVLMPGSDSSGISRKIAGEERRAQLRDMMSSFNIPEGIGFIVRTASADITKTALQQDLRYLLRLWKEIKRRGQTMEAPALIYEDQDIVVRFLRDHFVPEIQEILVDTQDSFDQVQKFVELLPAKQRQVRIRLHRGAKPIFNQHNVEEQIESIYQPQVPLPSGGSIVINPTEALVAIDVNSGRTSKNGDFDETIFLANMEAADELARQLRLRDLGGLIVVDFIDMRNKKHIREVEKQVKAAMKRDKAKVDVSRISRFGLMQISRQKMGAPIEKGSYRRCEYCQGRGVIRSVETLALYYLRRIQTGISRKKVNRVEARLPLEVAQYLLNKKRTELAELENRHQATIDIIPRPEMKPGDNQLEFLSV
- a CDS encoding acetyltransferase; the encoded protein is MHHIDVFNGDADGICALHQLRLANPVTDSRPSVCDTPSVCDTLVTGVKRDINLLARLHDLHGQSVTVLDISLDKNRDSLVRLLDQDNRVLYVDHHFSGDIPDHPNLEVHIDPDPLVCTSIIIDRLLEGHHRPWAVVGAFGDNLDESAEKLGQSCGLSGEDLTILRETGILLNYNGYGASLEDLFFHPAELYRLVHEYDDPLEFHATSPAIQTLRQGYRDDMERAAACKPFYQSPSGRLYELPSEPWARRVAGVFSNTLAREQVDLAHGILTRNSDQTYRVSIRAPLARRSGADTLCRRFPTGGGRAAAAGINQLDESLLDRFIQAFDQQFSPQEP
- a CDS encoding lytic murein transglycosylase, with the protein product MTIQIRRQKMPVNISAMKPGRPRPGLYLLIGLLVGLVLVLPPAALAKPKAADLVTDGQPIDLNQAKYQKLFGELEKEYQFTPAELEEIFSGQTISRRVLELMDKQWEARPYYKYAPLFLTPGKIRKGKEKLRQYRELLDQIEERFGVDREIVIAIWGIETRYGEHQGGFNVLRTLNTLFAAYPRRSAFFRKQLVHFLLLCRENGVDPRTVKGSYAGAFGQTQFIPSSFRAYAVSFDGDTRRDVWNSVPDVLASIANYLKTFGWKLDAPIYAELGPELKSQKLLSAYLKGRKAKLPLEEVEKLQQLDLPPCPGPCKVTIVGLELPPGSKNTMRYIAGYPNFQAITAWNHSNRYAMAVTELAEAFKK
- a CDS encoding class I SAM-dependent methyltransferase; protein product: MTTKRNPAATVFHERAREYDSWFEDSLLFDIELAAIRQALDGCRAPRLEIGCGPGRFARALGVQFGIDPAEAALQLASRRGILTAAGTGEQLPIRSGSMATVLVLFTLCFVQDREQVLRECHRVLRPDGRLVLGIIPASSPWGKLLADKGARDHPYYRYARFLELDEVDTLLRKTDFTPAGTISTLFQSPENLEELEKPRSGADRRAGFCAITACRTGRQPS